CGACGAGGCGCTCGCGGGTTACGCCGACCGGATCGTGCTGACCCTGCAGGCCGACGGCGGCGTGCGGGTCGAGGACAACGGCCGCGGCATCCCCACCGACACCGCGCCCGGCCAGGAGATGCCCGCCCTCACGATGGCGTTGACCATGCTCCACGCCGGCGGCAAGTTCGGCGGCGGCGGCTACAAGGTCTCCGGCGGTCTGCACGGCGTCGGCGTCTCGGTCGTCAACGCGCTGTCCACCCACCTCGTCGCCGAGGTGAAGAACCGCGGCCACGTGTGGCGCCAGTCGTTCCAGCTCGGCGTCCCGGACGCCGACCTGGCCCAGGTCCGGCCGATGGAGCCGGGCGAGCGGACCGGCACGACCGTCACCTGGTACGCCTCCGAGGACATCTTCGAGCACACGACGTACCACCTCGAGACCATCACCTCGCGGCTGCGCGAGATGGCCTTCCTCAACAAGGGCGTCGAGTTCGTCGTCCGCGACGAGCGCGCCGACGCCGAGTCGCGGGTCGACGCGGTGGAGGACGAGACCATCGACAACACCATCGACAACGCCGGCCACGACGCGATCAAGCGCGCGGAGACCGGCGGGCTCGAGCAGGTCTTCAAGTACGACCGCGGGCTCGTCGACTACGTCGAGCACCTCAACCGCCGCAAGACCGTCGCCAACGCGACCGTCATCTCCTTCGAGGCCGAGACCGCCGAGGGCGCCACGGGCCAGCACATGAGCCTCGAGGTCGCGATGCAGTGGAACACCTCCTACACCGAGTCGGTCCACACCTTCGCCAACAACATCAACACCCACGAGGGCGGCACCCATGAGGAGGGCTTCCGCGCCTCCCTCACCTCGCTGGTCAACAGCTGGGGCGAGGAGTGGGGCCTGATCAAGAAGAAGGAGGACCGCGTCTCGGGCGACGACATCCGCGAGGGCCTGACCGCGATCATCTCCATCAAGCTCGGCGAGCCGCAGTTCGAGGGCCAGACGAAGACCAAGCTCGGCAACACCGAGGCCAAGGGCTTCACCCAGCGGATCATGAACGACCAGCTCGGCGCCTGGCTGGAGCAGAACCCGGCCGAGGGCAAGGAGATCGTGCGCAAGTCGCAGGCCGCGGCCAACGCCCGCATGGCCGCGCGCAAGGCCCGCGAGCTCGCCCGCAACCGCAAGGGCCTGCTCGGCGGCGGCGGCCTGCCCGGCAAGCTGAGCGACTGCCAGTCGACCAACCCGGCCGAGTGCGAGGTCTTCATCGTCGAGGGCGACTCCGCCGGCGGCTCCGCCCGCCAGGGCCGCGACCCCCGCATCCAGGCGATCCTCCCGATCCGCGGCAAGATCCTCAACGTGGAGAAGGCCCGCATCGACAAGGTGCTGGCCAACACCGAGGTCCAGGCGATCATCTCGGCGCTCGGCACCGGCATCCACGAGGAGTTCAGCCTCGAGAAGCTGCGCTACCACAAGGTCGTGATGATGGCCGACGCCGACGTCGACGGCCACCACATCAACACGCTGCTGCTCACGCTGCTGTTCCGCTTCATGAAGCCGCTCATCGAGCACGGCTACGTCTACATGGCCCAGCCGCCGCTCTACCGGCTGCGCTGGAACAAGCCCGCCGAGCACGAGTTCGTCTACTCCGACGCCGAGCGCGACGCGCTGCTGCGCGACGGCCAGGCCCAGGGCAAGAAGCTGCCCAAGGAGAACCCGGTCCAGCGCTACAAGGGCCTCGGCGAGATGAACGCCGACGAGCTGTGGGAGACCACGATGGACCCCGACGCGCGGCTGATGAAGCAGGTCACGCTCGAGGACGCCGCCCAGGCCGACGAGATCTTCTCGATCCTGATGGGCGAGGACGTCGAGCAGCGCCGCTCGTTCATCCAGCGCAACGCCAAGGACGTGCGCTTCCTCGATATCTAGGCCGCTAGTCGCCTCTACGACCAGCCCTAGACATCGTTAGAACGCTTCAGAGAGACGAATCATGACTGAGATCCCCACGGACAACGCCGGCGGCGGCGACGGCTTCGGCTTCGGCGACGACCGCATCCAGCCGATCGAGCTGCAGACGCTGATGCAGCAGTCCTACATCGACTACGCGATGACGGTCATCGTCGGGCGCGCGCTGCCCGACGTGCGCGACGGCCTCAAGCCGGTGCACCGCCGCATCCTCTACGCGATGTACGACGGCGGCTACCGCCCCGACCGCGGCTTCTCGAAGTGCTCGCGCGTCGTCGGCGACGTGATGGGCCAGTACCACCCGCACGGCGACACCGCGATCTACGACACCATGGTGCGCCTCGCGCAGCCGTGGGTGCTGCGCGCGCCGCTGATCAACGGCCAGGGCAACTTCGGCTCGCCGGGCAACGACTCCGCCGCCGCCATGCGTTACACCGAGTGCCGGATGGCGCCGCTGGCGATGGAGATGGTGCGCGACATCGACGAGGACACCGTCGACTTCCGCCCCAACTACGACGGTCGCTCGCAGGAGCCGACCATCCTGCCCTCGCGGTTCCCCAACCTGCTGGTCAACGGCTCGGCCGGCATCGCCGTCGGCATGGCGACCAACATCCCGCCGCACAACCTCCGCGAGGTCGCCGAGGGCGCGACGTGGGCGCTCGAGCACCCGGACGCCACCAAGGAGGAGCTCCAGGACGCGCTCGTCGAGCGGATCAAGGGCCCCGACTTCCCCAACGGCGCGCTCATCGTCGGCCGCCAGGGCATCGAGCAGGCCTACCGCACCGGACGCGGCTCGATCACCCAGCGCGCGGTCGTCGAGATCGACGAGGACGCCAAGGGCCGGGTGATGCTCGTCATCAGCGAGCTGCCGTACATGGTCAACCCCGACAACCTGGCGCTCAAGATCGCCGAGCTCGCCGACTCCGGGCGGATCCAGGGCATCTCCGACGTCCGCGACGACACCAGCTCGCGCACCGGCCAGCGCCTGGTCATCATCCTCAAGCGCGACGCCGTCGCCCGCGTGGTGCTCAACAACCTGTTCAAGCACACCGAGCTGCAGAGCAACTTCTCCGCCAACATGCTGGCGCTGGTCGACGGCGTGCCGCGCACGCTGCCGATCGACCAGTTCATCTCCAACTGGGTCACCCACCAGATCGAGGTCATCCAGCGGCGTACGCGCTTCCGCCTCGCCGAGGCCGAGCGCCAGGCCCACATCTACCGCGGCCTCGCCAAGGCCCTCGACGCGCTCGACGAGGTGATCGCCCTCATCCGGCGCAGCCCCGACGTCGAGGAGGCCCGCAGCGGCCTGATCCGGCTGCTCGACATCGACGAGGTCCAGGCCAACGCGATCCTCGAGATGCAGCTGCGCCGCCTCGCGGCCCTCGAGCGGCAGAAGATCATGGACCGCCTCGCCGAGCTCGAGCGCGTGATCGCCGACCTCGAGGACATCCTGGCCAACGAGCCCCGCCAGCGGCAGATCGTCGCCGACGAGCTCAAGGAGATCACCGACAAGTACGGCGACGAGCGGCGCACGCAGATCATCGCCGCCGACGGCGACCTGTCGATGGAGGACCTGATCCCCGACGAGGACCTCGTCGTCTCCATCACCCGCGGCGGCTACGCCAAGCGCACCCGCGCCGACCAGTACCGGCTGCAGAAGCGCGGCGGCAAGGGCGTACGCGGGGCGACGCTGCGCGGCGACGACGTCGTGCAGCACTTCATCTCCACCACCAACCACCACTGGCTGCTGTTCTTCACCACCGCCGGTCGGGTCTACCGCACGAAGGCCTACAACCTCCCCGAGGCGGCCCGCGACGCGAAGGGCGGCCACGTGGCCGGCCTGCTGAGCTTCCAGCCCGACGAGGACATCGCCCAGGTGCTGGCGATCCGCGACTACGAGCAGGCGCCCTACCTCGTGCTTGCCACCCGGACCGGACTGGTCAAGAAGACCAAGCTCGGCGACTACAACAGCCCGCGCCAGGCCGGCGTCATCGCGATCAACTTCCGCGAGGACGACGACGAGCTGATCGGCGCCGAGCTGGTCAACGGCGACGACGACATCCTGCTGGTGTCCCGCAAGGGCCAGTCGATCCGGTTCAAGGCCGACGACGAGCAGCTGCGTCCGATGGGGCGCGCCACCGGCGGCGTACGCGGCATGAAGTTCCGCGACGGCGACTCGCTGCTGTCGATGTCGGTGATCCGCGCCGCGCAGGTCGAGGCCGAGGAGGCCGTCGAGGGCGACGCCGCGGAGTCCGACGAGGTGAAGGAGCAGTACGTCTTCACCATCACCGACGGCGGCTTCGCCAAGCGCAGCCGGATCTCGGAGTACCGCCTGCAGTCGCGCGGCGGCATCGGCATCAAGGCGATGTCGCTGTCCAACGAGGACCGCGGCGGCCTGGTGGGCGCGTTCATCGTCGAGGAGGAGGACGAGGTCCTCTCGATCACGAGCAGCGGGCAGGTCGTGCGGAGCCCGATCGACGCCAACTTCCGTCCCACGGGTCGCTCCACCATGGGCGTGAAGTTCGTGACGCCGAAGAAGGGCGACACGGTGGCCGTGGTGGCCCGCTCGGTCGAGGCGAAGGTCGTCGAGGAGGCCGAGGAGGCCGGCGCCGAATCGCCCGAGGTGGTCGACGGTGCAACAATCGATGGTCAGGACGCCGTCGAGGCGCCCGCCGACACCAGTCCCGAGACCGCCGACGAGAACACCGAGGAGTGATCCATGTCGGACCGCACCGCGACTCCGCGTCGTCCGTCGGACAGTGAGCCTGCCCGCCGCTCGTTCGCCGGGAAGCTCCAGGACACCCTGGCCGGCGCGGCCGAGGAGCACCGGGCCAACGCCGCGCCCGCGAAGAAGGGCCGGCGCTCGGGCTCGGGTCCCTCGCGCCAGCCTCGCCGGGCCCGGCTCCGGCTGACCCGCGTCGACCCGTGGTCGGTCATGAAGACCTCGTTCCTGCTGTCGGTCGCGTTCGGCGTGGTGACGTTCGTCGCGATCTTCATGGTGTGGTCGGTGCTGGGCGCTGCCGGCGTCTGGGACTCGATCAACTCCGCGGTCGCGAGCATCGTCGAGGGCGACAGCGGCAACTCGACCTTCGACGTCACCGACTACGTCGGCATGTCGCGGGTCCTGGGCTTCACGCTGCTGGTCGCGGTGCTCGACGTGGTGCTGCTGACGGCGATCGCCACGCTGACCGCGTTCCTCTACAACCTCGCGGCCGCGCTGCTCGGCGGCATCGAGGTCACCCTCGCGGAGGACGAGCGCTGATCCCCGATTGGCACCGCCCGACCGAGGTCGGGTAACCTCTGGCGTCGCCGCACTGCGGCGGATGCGGGCCTATAGCTCAGACGGTTAGAGCGCTTCCCTGATAAGGAAGAGGTCACAGGTTCAAGTCCTGTTAGGCCCACCGCACACCCCTCGACGTCCTCGACGCAAGGAGAGAGTCCGTGAAGAAGCTCCTGCTGGTCGTCATCGCCGCCGCCGGCGCGGCGTTCGCGAAGCGCAAGATGGACGAGGGCAAGTCCGAGCAGGCCCTCTGGGCCGAGGCCACCGACACCGTCGAGCGGGCCTGAGCCTTCCACGCTTCACCACCAGGGGCCTTGGCGCAATTGGTAGCGCACCTGCTTTGCAAGCAGGGGGTTAGGGGTTCGAGTCCCCTAGGCTCCACCAGCTCTCCTCCCGCTCCGGTGTGATCTCGCGCCCATCCCTCGGGAATCGCGCAGCACCCGGCACGTCGAGCCCCACACTGGTCCCGTGCTGGGCATCACCGACCTCCCGACCTACCTCGTCGGCCTGGTCCTGATCGTCCTGCTGCCCGGGCCGAACTCGCTCTACGTCCTCTCCGTCGCCGCGCGACGCGGGGTGCGCAGCGGGTACGCCGCGGCGGCGGGCGTGTGGACGGGCGACGCGGTGCTGATGACGTTGTCCGCGGCCGGCGTCGCCTCGCTGCTGCAGGCCAACCCGACCGCGTTCGGCGTGGTGAAGTGGGTGGGCGCGTCCTACCTGCTGTGGCTGGCGGTCGGCATGCTGCGCGCGGCGTGGGGCATGTGGCGCTCGCGGCGCAGCGTGGGCGACCAGCTCGCCGACGCCACCGCGGAGGCCGGCGTCGAGGCGCGGGCGCGCGGCGAGCGGCCGTACCGCCGGGCGCTGCTCATCAGCCTGCTCAACCCCAAGGCGATCCTGTTCTTCGTCGCCTTCTTCGTGCAGTTCGTCGACCCCGCCTACCCGCGTCCCGTGGTGTCGTTCCTCGTGCTCGGCACCCTCGCGACGCTCGCCAGCGCGGCGTACCTCAGCGTGCTCATCGTCAGCGGCACCCACCTCGCGGAGGCGTTCCGTCGGCGCAGGGCGCTCTCTGCGGGCGCGACGTCCGCGGTGGGCGCGGTGTTCGTCGGGTTCGCGGTCAAGCTCGCGCTCGCCTCGGCCTGAGCCCGGCTCGGACGTCCTCGGGCCATCGGGGTCGCGGCGGTCACACGCGCGGGCCCCGTCGGCCCGGCCGCTGGAGTCGCGTGACCGGGCGGCTGGGACAATCGAGGTCGTGACCTCCACCCGCCGGCCGCCGCTGCTCACCGACCTCGGTGCCGCGGTGCTGGCACTGGTCCTCGTGGCGCTCGCCGGTCGCCTCGGCCTGTGGCAGTACGACGCCTGGCAGGCGCACCGCGTCAACGAGGCGCGCGACCTCACCGAGCTCGCGCCGGTGCCGCTCGACGACGTGATGGGCAACGACGACCCGTTCCCCGCGCCCGACGTGGGGCGGCCCGTCGACGTGTCGGGCGACTGGCTCGACGGCGGCTTCTGGGTCGCCGACCGGGCCTTCGACGGCCGCGACGGCTTCTGGGCGGTGAACCCGCTGCAGGTCGGCGACGAGGCGATCCTGGTGGTCCGCGGCTGGGCGCCCGAGCCGGACGCGGGGCTGCTCGCCGTGGACGGGTCGGCGGACCTCACCGGCTGGCTGCAGCCGCCCGACGGGAGCCTCGCCGTCGACGACGACCCCACCGACGACGTCTTCCCGGAGATCCGGGTCGCCGACGCCGTCCAGCGCGTCGACGTCGACCTCTACTCCGCCTTCGTCGTCGACCAGGAGCCCGGCCCCGGCCTCGAGGTCGCCGAGCTCGCGTCGCTGCCCGACCCCGGCACCTTCACCGGCGTGCGCAACCTGCTCTACGCCTTCGAGTGGTGGATCTTCGGCGCGTTCGCGGCCTTCATCTGGTGGCGCTGGCGACGCGACGCCACGACCGCGGAGGAGACCCCGGTCACGGGGACGGACGCTCCCACCGACCGTGAGCGGATCGACCAACCGGTCGACGGATAGGTTGGCGGCCGTGCAACGCAACCTCACCGCGTACCGCGTCATGGCCACCATCGTCGGTGTGCTGCTCGTGGTCCTCTGCCTGATCGGCGTCCCGCTCGCGAACTTCGACGGCTCCTCGATGTGGGGCTTCTTCGACAGCACGCCGTCGTGGGTGACGCCCGGCTCGGACGTCCAGGAGGCCGGCGAGCTGATCACGACCTACCTCGGCGTGGCGCACGGCTGGCTCTACATGATCTTCCTGTTCAGCGCCTTCATGCTCTCGCGCCGCGCGCGCTGGGGCCTGCCGTTCACGCTGGTCACGCTGGTGTGCGGCACCGTCCCGGTGCTGTCGTTCTGGGCCGAGCACCGGGCCACCCGTCGGGTGCGCGCCGAGCACCCCGAGCTCTCCTGAGCCGCCGCGCGTACAGCCCGCCCCGTCGCCTAGCGGTGCGTGAGCCACCTTTCGTACGCGGAGAATGTGGGTGGGACACC
Above is a genomic segment from Nocardioides okcheonensis containing:
- a CDS encoding DUF3817 domain-containing protein, translating into MQRNLTAYRVMATIVGVLLVVLCLIGVPLANFDGSSMWGFFDSTPSWVTPGSDVQEAGELITTYLGVAHGWLYMIFLFSAFMLSRRARWGLPFTLVTLVCGTVPVLSFWAEHRATRRVRAEHPELS
- a CDS encoding DLW-39 family protein; translated protein: MKKLLLVVIAAAGAAFAKRKMDEGKSEQALWAEATDTVERA
- the leuE gene encoding leucine efflux protein LeuE codes for the protein MLGITDLPTYLVGLVLIVLLPGPNSLYVLSVAARRGVRSGYAAAAGVWTGDAVLMTLSAAGVASLLQANPTAFGVVKWVGASYLLWLAVGMLRAAWGMWRSRRSVGDQLADATAEAGVEARARGERPYRRALLISLLNPKAILFFVAFFVQFVDPAYPRPVVSFLVLGTLATLASAAYLSVLIVSGTHLAEAFRRRRALSAGATSAVGAVFVGFAVKLALASA
- the gyrA gene encoding DNA gyrase subunit A; translated protein: MTEIPTDNAGGGDGFGFGDDRIQPIELQTLMQQSYIDYAMTVIVGRALPDVRDGLKPVHRRILYAMYDGGYRPDRGFSKCSRVVGDVMGQYHPHGDTAIYDTMVRLAQPWVLRAPLINGQGNFGSPGNDSAAAMRYTECRMAPLAMEMVRDIDEDTVDFRPNYDGRSQEPTILPSRFPNLLVNGSAGIAVGMATNIPPHNLREVAEGATWALEHPDATKEELQDALVERIKGPDFPNGALIVGRQGIEQAYRTGRGSITQRAVVEIDEDAKGRVMLVISELPYMVNPDNLALKIAELADSGRIQGISDVRDDTSSRTGQRLVIILKRDAVARVVLNNLFKHTELQSNFSANMLALVDGVPRTLPIDQFISNWVTHQIEVIQRRTRFRLAEAERQAHIYRGLAKALDALDEVIALIRRSPDVEEARSGLIRLLDIDEVQANAILEMQLRRLAALERQKIMDRLAELERVIADLEDILANEPRQRQIVADELKEITDKYGDERRTQIIAADGDLSMEDLIPDEDLVVSITRGGYAKRTRADQYRLQKRGGKGVRGATLRGDDVVQHFISTTNHHWLLFFTTAGRVYRTKAYNLPEAARDAKGGHVAGLLSFQPDEDIAQVLAIRDYEQAPYLVLATRTGLVKKTKLGDYNSPRQAGVIAINFREDDDELIGAELVNGDDDILLVSRKGQSIRFKADDEQLRPMGRATGGVRGMKFRDGDSLLSMSVIRAAQVEAEEAVEGDAAESDEVKEQYVFTITDGGFAKRSRISEYRLQSRGGIGIKAMSLSNEDRGGLVGAFIVEEEDEVLSITSSGQVVRSPIDANFRPTGRSTMGVKFVTPKKGDTVAVVARSVEAKVVEEAEEAGAESPEVVDGATIDGQDAVEAPADTSPETADENTEE
- a CDS encoding SURF1 family protein, coding for MTSTRRPPLLTDLGAAVLALVLVALAGRLGLWQYDAWQAHRVNEARDLTELAPVPLDDVMGNDDPFPAPDVGRPVDVSGDWLDGGFWVADRAFDGRDGFWAVNPLQVGDEAILVVRGWAPEPDAGLLAVDGSADLTGWLQPPDGSLAVDDDPTDDVFPEIRVADAVQRVDVDLYSAFVVDQEPGPGLEVAELASLPDPGTFTGVRNLLYAFEWWIFGAFAAFIWWRWRRDATTAEETPVTGTDAPTDRERIDQPVDG
- the gyrB gene encoding DNA topoisomerase (ATP-hydrolyzing) subunit B; protein product: MSDSAPDPQSASPSEGPSEAERAEALAESVADATEAVEKRSSTAVDEGTEYDASAIQVLEGLEAVRKRPGMYIGSTGERGLHHLIWEIVDNGVDEALAGYADRIVLTLQADGGVRVEDNGRGIPTDTAPGQEMPALTMALTMLHAGGKFGGGGYKVSGGLHGVGVSVVNALSTHLVAEVKNRGHVWRQSFQLGVPDADLAQVRPMEPGERTGTTVTWYASEDIFEHTTYHLETITSRLREMAFLNKGVEFVVRDERADAESRVDAVEDETIDNTIDNAGHDAIKRAETGGLEQVFKYDRGLVDYVEHLNRRKTVANATVISFEAETAEGATGQHMSLEVAMQWNTSYTESVHTFANNINTHEGGTHEEGFRASLTSLVNSWGEEWGLIKKKEDRVSGDDIREGLTAIISIKLGEPQFEGQTKTKLGNTEAKGFTQRIMNDQLGAWLEQNPAEGKEIVRKSQAAANARMAARKARELARNRKGLLGGGGLPGKLSDCQSTNPAECEVFIVEGDSAGGSARQGRDPRIQAILPIRGKILNVEKARIDKVLANTEVQAIISALGTGIHEEFSLEKLRYHKVVMMADADVDGHHINTLLLTLLFRFMKPLIEHGYVYMAQPPLYRLRWNKPAEHEFVYSDAERDALLRDGQAQGKKLPKENPVQRYKGLGEMNADELWETTMDPDARLMKQVTLEDAAQADEIFSILMGEDVEQRRSFIQRNAKDVRFLDI
- a CDS encoding DUF3566 domain-containing protein, producing the protein MSDRTATPRRPSDSEPARRSFAGKLQDTLAGAAEEHRANAAPAKKGRRSGSGPSRQPRRARLRLTRVDPWSVMKTSFLLSVAFGVVTFVAIFMVWSVLGAAGVWDSINSAVASIVEGDSGNSTFDVTDYVGMSRVLGFTLLVAVLDVVLLTAIATLTAFLYNLAAALLGGIEVTLAEDER